In Cicer arietinum cultivar CDC Frontier isolate Library 1 chromosome 1, Cicar.CDCFrontier_v2.0, whole genome shotgun sequence, one DNA window encodes the following:
- the LOC101495595 gene encoding pentatricopeptide repeat-containing protein At2g30780-like: MKRAWRFTSEAAQISRFKEMRHHLSNPKSIPPTTTAFINRRQMCTLQQPNLVLDLVSLFTVSSSSTTPDNYLKKKITNLRRELVREASDSVRVKSILDHNSEHLIRSHLIFLELLNQLNSRPSLALEVFNWRRKRNVSEFDACRNSMNAHEYSKGIKAAGRSRNVDVAVELFKEAEYNGVKITSTYNALMGAFMFNDLAERCYSLFIDMKKDPTCTPSIATYNIVISVFGRLMLIDHMEATFKEMNELQISPNILTYNYLIGGYISTWMWDDMEKVFQVLKSGPVEPNKKTYLLMIRGYAHSGNLEKMEEVYSLVRDHVNENEMELIRTMICAYCKSSDVDRMKKIEALLKLIPEEDYRPWLNVLLIKLYADEGWLEAMEKAINEAFKHGTPVTTQRIMKCIITTYFRHNSLEKLEDFVRRAAFAGWRVCQSLYHCKMVMYGSQKNLKEMQNVLQEMNNVNINCNKKTLWIMYKAYWKCDQKYMVLKILGQMFKQGYEVPNDAFLS; this comes from the exons ATGAAGCGTGCGTGGAGATTCACTTCAGAAGCAGCACAAATTTCCAGATTCAAAGAAATGCGTCATCACTTGTCAAATCCTAAATCCATTCCTCCCACAACCACCGCATTCATCAATCGACGACAGATGTGTACTCTGCAGCAGCCTAACTTGGTCTTAGACCTTGTTTCCTTGTTTactgtttcttcttcttctactaCACCCGATAATTATCTCAAGAAAAAAATTACCAATTTGAGACGCGAATTGGTTCGTGAAGCATCTGATTCTGTTAGGGTTAAAAGTATTTTGGATCATAATTCTGAACATTTGATTCGCTCTCACCTTATCTTTCTTGAACTTTTGAATCAATTGAATTCAAGGCCTTCGCTTGCACTTGAG gtgttTAATTGGAGAAGGAAGAGAAATGTGTCTGAATTTGATGCTTGCAGAAATTCAATGAATGCGCATGAGTATTCCAAGGGAATAAAAGCTGCAGGGAGATCTCGGAATGTTGATGTTGCTGTTGAGCTTTTTAAGGAGGCTGAATACAATGGTGTGAAGATAACAAGCACTTATAATGCACTCATGGGTGCTTTTATGTTCAATGATCTTGCTGAAAGATGTTACTCTTTGTTTATTGACATGAAAAAGGATCCAACTTGTACTCCTTCGATTGCTACATACAATATTGTTATATCTGTTTTTGGTCGCTTGATGCTCATTGATCACATGGAAGCAACATTCAAGGAGATGAATGAGTTACAGATTTCACCTAATATATTGacttataattatttgattggTGGATATATCTCCACTTGGATGTGGGATGATATGGAAAAAGTTTTTCAAGTGTTAAAGTCAGGCCCTGTTGAGCCTAATAAGAAAACCTACCTGTTAATGATTCGGGGTTATGCACACTCAGGTAATTTGGAGAAGATGGAAGAGGTGTATTCGTTGGTAAGGGATCATGTAAATGAAAACGAAATGGAACTCATTAGGACTATGATATGTGCCTATTGTAAAAGTTCTGATGTAGACAGAATGAAGAAAATAGAGGCATTGTTAAAATTGATCCCTGAAGAAGATTACAGGCCATGGTTAAATGTTTTGTTGATTAAGCTTTATGCCGATGAAGGCTGGTTGGAGGCAATGGAGAAAGCAATAAATGAGGCATTTAAGCACGGAACCCCTGTAACGACACAGCGTATTATGAAATGCATAATTACAACTTATTTTCGGCACAACTCATTGGAAAAGCTTGAAGATTTTGTCAGACGCGCTGCATTTGCGGGGTGGAGAGTCTGCCAGTCCTTATATCATTGTAAGATGGTCATGTATGGTTCACAGAAGAACCTTAAAGAAATGCAAAATGTCCTTCAGGAGATGAATAATGTCAACATTAATTGCAACAAGAAAACATTATGGATAATGTACAAAGCTTACTGGAAATGTGATCAGAAATACatggttttgaaaatattaggACAAATGTTCAAGCAAGGTTATGAAGTTCCCAATGATGCATTTCTGTCATGA